In the Campylobacter sputorum subsp. sputorum genome, TAGAAATTGTTCTCATAGTTTTCCTTTTTTTACTACTCTACCTTAGCAGACCAGTATATACAAGCAAAGTTGTATTTTTACCGCAAGGTAGTATAAGCACGATTATAACATATTTACAAGACAGAAATTTCAATCTAAGCAAAATAGATAAATTTTTTTTAGCCATGATTGGGCAACCTCAATCAGGCTGGATAGATATCGGCGAGACAAAGCTTAGCAAATACGATTTCTTATACAAACTTACAACAGCAAAAGCAGCTATGAATGAAATCACGCTTATACCGGGCGAAACAACTGTTGTATTTTTAAATTTACTATCAAAACAACTAAATTTAAACTTTGATACTTTATATAAAGAATATCTCAAAAACGCTCCACTTACAGAAGGTTTTTTGGTGCCTGAAACATATAAAATTCCAAAAGGTATTAGCGAAAGACACCTTATTTATTATCTTATCAACACATCTAAAAATCAACATAAAAAAATAAGTGAAAAAATATTTGGCAACTTTAACAAAACTAGCTGGATAGAGTATTTGGTAGTAGCATCAATAATACAAAAAGAAGCAGCAAATTCTGAAGAAATGCCGCTTGTATCGTCTGTTATATACAATAGACTTAAAAAAAATATGAAGCTTCAAATGGATGGAACGCTAAATTACGGAATTTACTCTCACGATGTAATAACAGCAGATAGGATAAAATCAGACACTAGTAAATTTAATACATATCTATACGAAGGATTGCCAGAAATTCCTATTTGTACTGTTAGTTTTGATAGCATAAAAGCAGCTATTTTCCCATCAAAAAGCGATTATTTGTAT is a window encoding:
- the mltG gene encoding endolytic transglycosylase MltG — protein: MANKRTIKKMVIFLKMLEIVLIVFLFLLLYLSRPVYTSKVVFLPQGSISTIITYLQDRNFNLSKIDKFFLAMIGQPQSGWIDIGETKLSKYDFLYKLTTAKAAMNEITLIPGETTVVFLNLLSKQLNLNFDTLYKEYLKNAPLTEGFLVPETYKIPKGISERHLIYYLINTSKNQHKKISEKIFGNFNKTSWIEYLVVASIIQKEAANSEEMPLVSSVIYNRLKKNMKLQMDGTLNYGIYSHDVITADRIKSDTSKFNTYLYEGLPEIPICTVSFDSIKAAIFPSKSDYLYFVLDKKNKKHIFSKTYKEHINVINRQRK